CTTCAACACCTCGTTCGCCGGGGTGGCGCTGACCGCCGACTCGGGGGTCTCCTGGACGCTGCCCCGGCTGATCGGGGCGAGCCGCGCCGCGGACCTGCTGTTCTTCCCGCGTTCCGTCACGGCGCAGGAGGCGTACGAGCTGGGCATCGCGAACAAGGTGGTGCCCGCCGCCGACCTCGCCGAGGAGGCGCGGGCGGTGGCCCGCGCGCTGGCCGACGGCCCGACGGTGGCGTACGCGGCGCTCAAGGCGTCCCTGGCCTACGGAGCGGGGCACACACTCGCCGAGACGCTGGAGAAGGAGGACGAACTCCAGACGAAGGCGGGCGCCTCCCGGGACCACACCGCCGCGGTCGAGGCGTTCCTGGCCAAGCGGACGCCGGAGTACCTCGGCAGGTGACGGCCTCACCCGCGGCCGCCGGCGGATGAGGAGGCCGCGGGCGGAGGCGGATGAGGAGGCCGCGGGCGGGGGGTCAGCCGCCGCCCCGGGCCACGCAGTCGGCCAGGTGGTCGTCGACCAGACCGCATGCCTGCATCAGGGCGTAGGCCGTGGTGGGGCCGACGAAGCGGATGGACCGCTTCTTGAGTTCCTTGGCCAGTGCCGTGGACCCGGGGGTGACGGCCGGGACGTCGCCGAGGGTGCGGGGGGCCGGGCGGGCCGCGGGGTCGGGGGCGTACGACCAGATCAGGGCGTCCAGCTCCCCCTTCTCCCATCCGGCCAGCACCTTGGCGTTGGCCAGGGTGGCGTCGACCTTGGCACGGTTGCGGATGATGCCGGGGTCGGCGAGGAGGCGTTCCCGGTCGGTGTCCGTGAACTCCGCGACGGCCGGGATGCTGAAGCCGGCGAACGCGCTGCGGAACCCCTCGCGGCGGCGCAGGATCGTCAGCCAGGAGAGCCCGGACTGGAACGCCTCCAGGCAGAGCCGCTCGAAGAGGGCGTCGTCGCCGCGGACCGGGCGGCCCCACTCCGTGTCGTGGTAGGTGAGGTAGTCCTCGGTGGCGAGGCCCCACGGGCAGCGCAGGCGGCCGTCCGCCGCGGGACGGGCCCCGCTCACCGGCGCTCCTCCCCGTCCGCCGCCCCGCCGTCCCCCGGCTCCGCGGGGCCCGTCCCGCCCTCCGGGCGGTCACCGGACCGCTTGAAGAGGTCGGGGCCGGTCACCGCGGTCGCCTGGGCGCCGGCCAGCGCGGATTCCAGTTCGGCGATCCGGGCGTCCCGCTCGGCGAGTTCGGCGCCGAGCCGGCCGAGGGCGTCGTCCACGTCCGTCATGCGGTAACCGCGCACCGCCAGGGGGAGCCGCAGGGCCTCGATGTCGGCGCGGCCGACGGGCCGTCCGGCGGGCAGCGGGTCGGTGAGCCGTTCCGGCTCGGCGTCCTGCAGGACGGCGCCGCCACCACCGCCGACCACCGCCAGCGTGACCGCGGCCACCACCACGGCCATCG
This DNA window, taken from Streptomyces nitrosporeus, encodes the following:
- a CDS encoding DNA-3-methyladenine glycosylase I encodes the protein MSGARPAADGRLRCPWGLATEDYLTYHDTEWGRPVRGDDALFERLCLEAFQSGLSWLTILRRREGFRSAFAGFSIPAVAEFTDTDRERLLADPGIIRNRAKVDATLANAKVLAGWEKGELDALIWSYAPDPAARPAPRTLGDVPAVTPGSTALAKELKKRSIRFVGPTTAYALMQACGLVDDHLADCVARGGG
- a CDS encoding cell division protein DivIVA; this encodes MRVFWFLLLTMAVVVAAVTLAVVGGGGGAVLQDAEPERLTDPLPAGRPVGRADIEALRLPLAVRGYRMTDVDDALGRLGAELAERDARIAELESALAGAQATAVTGPDLFKRSGDRPEGGTGPAEPGDGGAADGEERR